The genome window CGCCACACTCCTACGCACGATCATCACCGCGCTGTCCCGGGTGAGCTGCGAGGCCATCGTCGTCACCGGCGGCATCGACCCCGGACCGGTCACCGCCCCGCCGCACATCCACGTCACCGACCGCGTCCCGCAACCGCTCCTGCTGCAATCCACCGACCTGTTCCTCACCCACGGCGGCTACAACGGCATCCGCGAAGCCGTGCGCGCCGGAGTCCCCATGGCGGTCCTGCCCCAGTTCGGCGACCAGCCCCACAACGCCGACCGCGTCACCGACCTCGGCCTGGGCCGCCGCTGCGAACCCGACGCCGACGACATCACCGCGGCCTGCGAACAACTCCTCGCAGACGACAAGATCCAGGCGACCGTCCGGCACGCCCAACGCGCCATGCTCGCCCTGCCCGACGTCACCACAGCGGCCGACGACCTGGCCGGTCTCGTCGAGGAACACCGCACGGCGGGCTGACCCGCGGTCGGTCTCGCGCTCAGCGAAGGCCGCGGACGAAGCGGGCGAACACCGCTGCCTGCACCGTCAGCACCGGACCGTGCGGGTCCTTGGAATCGCGCAGCGCCACCCGGTCCGAGGCGAACGCCACCTCGACGCAGTTCTCCTCCGTGCTCCAGGAACTCTTGCGCCAGCTCAGAGACTCCGGCTTCTCGCGGTTCATGCGGTGCTCGCTTCCCTGCCCAGACCTCGCGCCAACTCGGCGATGAACGTCACCGATTCTGGCTCATCCAGGGCGACGTCCAACAGTCCGCGCAGAAGCGAGCCGTACATCTCGATCTCGTGCCGCTCCTCGAGGAACAGGCTGGAGCCCAGGTTCTCCAGGAACACCACGGTCGGCGCGCCGGCCCGCTCCAGGATCTGGAAAGCCTTCGCCGAAGCGGCGGGTGTGCCGATGTTCGGCACCACGCGCACGGAGATGTTGGGCCGCAGTGTGCTCTCCACCAAGTGTTCCAGCTGTCGGCGCAGAACGTCGCGCCCACCGACGATCCGGTGCAGCGCGAGTTCGTCGACAACCGCCAACAGCCGGGGCGCGAACTCGCCGCGCAACACAGCGTGCCGCTGAAGCCGCACCACCATTCGCCGTTCGATCTCCTCATCGCCCAGTTCCCCGCGAGCCGCCAGCAGTGCCCGGGTGTACTCGCCGGTCTGGAGCAGGCCGGGGATGACCATGCCCTCGAAGTTGACGATGCGGTCGGCTTTGGCTTCCAGCGAGACCAGGGTGCGCTG of Saccharopolyspora erythraea contains these proteins:
- a CDS encoding helix-turn-helix domain-containing protein is translated as MSEPDPTVRGQELGEELRGLREASGLSLADAAKRIDASASKLSRLETGRRAIAVEDVAALLAIYGVNGTQRRELLALAREAQRRGWWQRDRPGFAERQRTLVSLEAKADRIVNFEGMVIPGLLQTGEYTRALLAARGELGDEEIERRMVVRLQRHAVLRGEFAPRLLAVVDELALHRIVGGRDVLRRQLEHLVESTLRPNISVRVVPNIGTPAASAKAFQILERAGAPTVVFLENLGSSLFLEERHEIEMYGSLLRGLLDVALDEPESVTFIAELARGLGREASTA
- a CDS encoding DUF397 domain-containing protein → MNREKPESLSWRKSSWSTEENCVEVAFASDRVALRDSKDPHGPVLTVQAAVFARFVRGLR